A window of the Branchiostoma floridae strain S238N-H82 chromosome 12, Bfl_VNyyK, whole genome shotgun sequence genome harbors these coding sequences:
- the LOC118427135 gene encoding glycine-rich cell wall structural protein 1.0-like yields the protein MRYIHSSPNFYSDFRTARFTTLGTTGRLGPTSLGTHYRGQDHEGLVQLKDGIQYFTVPDTGQYRVEAAGSAAGWGVEDLKSARGRGAVVSGTFQLQKGEVLKILAGQEGAENMSSQAVGGGGGTFVTKTDNTPLIVAGGAGGGDLLKKRKPNSDGTTVTAGQYSAGGVTNFAGGSDGKGATQGDDEHVGGGGGGLLTDGASGKVHFGGIDGNSGGEGGRAFVNGGVGGRGVKNNAEGGFGGGGGSLGAGGGGGGGGGYSGGGRGDNYNGACGGGGGSYNSGLDTRGEGGANDGPGYVVLTRVI from the exons ATGCGGTACATCCATAGCTCCCCAAACTTTT ATTCAGACTTCCGCACTGCCCGTTTCACGACCCTCGGTACCACCGGCCGTCTGGGCCCGACCAGCCTGGGGACCCACTACCGCGGACAGGACCACGAGGGGCTGGTGCAGCTGAAGGACGGGATTCAGTACTTCACTGTACCAGATACTGGACAGTACAGGGTAGAGGCGGCAG gttctgccgcaGGTTGGGGTGTAGAAGACCTCAAGTCCGCCAGAGGGCGCGGTGCGGTGGTCAGTGGGACCTTTCAACTGCAGAAAG GTGAAGTGTTGAAGATACTTGCAGGCCAAGAGGGAGCGGAGAACATGTCAAGCCAAGCCGTCGGTGGTGGAGGCGGAACCTTCGTCACCAAGACGGACAACACGCCGCTGATCGTGGCGGGGGGTGCGGGGGGAGGGGATCTCTTGAAGAAAAGGAAACCCAACAGTGACGGTACAACCGTGACAGCAGGGCAGTACAGCGCAGGTGGTGTTACTAACTTTGCAGGAGGTTCTGACGGAAAAGGTGCCACACAAGGGGATGATGAGCATGTCGGTGGGGGAGGTGGGGGGCTCCTAACGGACGGCGCGAGCGGGAAAGTGCACTTTGGAGGCATTGATGGGAATAGTGGAGGTGAGGGTGGGAGAGCTTTCGTTAACGGTGGAgtcggtgggaggggggtgaagAACAATGCAGAGGGCGGGtttggaggagggggagggagtCTTGGTGCTGGAGGtgggggaggaggagggggtgggtactcaggaggagggaggggggataACTATAATGGAGCCTGTGGGGGTGGAGGCGGCTCCTATAACTCTGGATTAGACACTAGAGGTGAAGGAGGGGCCAATGACGGACCGGGGTATGTTGTACTTACCAGGGTGATATAA
- the LOC118427461 gene encoding E3 ubiquitin-protein ligase TRIM56-like, producing the protein MAESKLLNRLSEDFLECQICLQPYRRPKVLSCLHSFCQKCLEEFLKKQKVKTELDCPTCRSKTLLPGGGVAELKDNFFVESLKDTVDVHKKLTNEGESLVCGSCETKSGAESFCTECGDFLCDECVAIHRRIKVTKGHQVIGVEQLKAESDTVKIRPRPLPPCRIHSQETLKFFCIDCSEAICQVCTALSHKDHKYEYFTDTAMKAKEDILTLLAKTEKKMVDLKNADQQAHAQMTELEKNVTETIEKIKKKAEQTRKDLVALVNQQEAELLDCVNTVSQTRSKEFSTAIEEIETATVALESAAEFGRNIVEHGSEFDIMAVSGDVSIRLKNLLQVELADITDKLPAKAYITFEEGKTSYKVKPCMGEVKATQGKSNKSMHYTYLLRSLL; encoded by the coding sequence ATGGCGGAATCGAAACTTTTGAATCGGCTCTCAGAAGACTTCCTTGAGTGTCAGATCTGCCTGCAGCCCTACCGCCGGCCCAAGGTACTGTCTTGTCTTCATTCCTTCTGCCAAAAGTGTCTTGAAGagtttctaaagaaacaaaaagtcAAAACTGAGCTAGATTGCCCCACCTGTCGCAGCAAGACATTACTTCCGGGTGGCGGGGTCGCGGAACTAAAAGATAATTTCTTCGTGGAGAGCCTGAAGGACACGGTTGACGTCCACAAGAAGCTGACTAATGAAGGAGAAAGTCTGGTCTGTGGGAGCTGTGAGACCAAGTCAGGGGCGGAGTCCTTCTGTACGGAATGTGGCGACTTTCTGTGTGACGAATGTGTAGCAATTCACCGTCGTATAAAGGTCACCAAAGGTCACCAGGTGATCGGCGTAGAGCAGCTCAAGGCCGAATCCGACACCGTTAAGATCAGGCCTCGCCCCCTGCCACCGTGTAGGATCCACTCACAGGAGACCTTAAAGTTCTTCTGCATCGACTGTAGCGAGGCTATTTGTCAGGTATGCACTGCTTTGTCCCACAAGGACCACAAGTACGAGTATTTCACCGACACAGCTATGAAGGCAAAAGAAGATATACTCACTCTTCTTGCAAAAACCGAAAAGAAGATGGTGGATCTTAAGAATGCTGACCAACAGGCGCACGCACAGATGACCGAGCTGGAGAAAAATGTCACCGAAACTATCGAGAagatcaagaagaaagcagaaCAAACTAGGAAGGATTTAGTTGCGCTTGTCAATCAACAAGAAGCCGAGTTACTGGACTGTGTTAACACGGTGAGCCAGACCCGGAGTAAGGAGTTCTCCACCGCTATAGAAGAGATAGAAACGGCGACTGTGGCGTTAGAGAGCGCGGCAGAGTTTGGACGAAACATTGTGGAACATGGGTCGGAGTTTGACATCATGGCGGTCAGTGGAGACGTGAGCATTAGACTGAAGAACCTGTTACAAGTAGAGCTTGCAGACATCACAGACAAGTTACCTGCGAAGGCCTACATCACTTTTGAGGAGGGCAAgacgtcatataaggtcaaGCCTTGCATGGGAGAAGTCAAGGCAACGCAGGGTAAGAGTAATAAAAGTATGCACTATACATATCTGCTAAGGTCATTACTATAG
- the LOC118427136 gene encoding nucleoporin NUP145-like gives MTFGASLTSGPDVQIIFEKKPTATQLTRALKYRLPPTFYFYEDLPVPDGYRPDEDFDDYEIWFDQWKAGKALRKDAPQPVQTTSTPTKDQQETSAIGTSSIVVTKTPVAGGLLGSTTANTDTGLFEGLSFSFGKLSTSTSTFKGFTSTTETKEGLTGGQLLGTSTSTGGLFGTSTSTGGLFGTSTSTGELLGTSTSTGELLGTSTSTGGLFGTSTSTGGLFGTSTSTAGKGLFATPEQQTAPFGSANKTVTAKRFRGFVTQSSTTATSTGLFGATQQTPSLFGSGLIKSTGLFGAVSATEAGPTGTTVKFEPVSGSDTMMQNGVSQNVRTAHQCITAMKEYETKSLEELRMEDYMANRKGGSTGATTLFKLAATTQAKGDLVGTNTSSTRPRLRARRKRCLP, from the exons ATGACCTTTGGCGCCTCTCTGACCTCTGGCCCCGATGTGCAAATCATCTTTGAGAAGAAGCCCACGGCAACGCAGCTGACCCGTGCCCTCAAGTACCGACTCCCGCCGACATTCTACTTCTACGAAGACCTTCCCGTGCCGGACGGTTACAGGCCAGATGAGGACTTCGATGATTACGAGATCTGGTTCGACCAATGGAAGGCTGGAAAGGCTCTGAGGAAGGATGCACCCCAACCTGTTCAGACGACGTCTACGCCAACCAAAGATCAGCAAG AAACAAGTGCGATTGGCACCAGTAGCATTGTGGTCACCAAGACTCCGGTAGCGGGAGGGCTTTTGGGCAGCACAACGGCAAACACTGACACAGGGCTCTTTGAAGGTCTCAGCTTCAGCTTTGGCAAGCTATCCACCTCGACATCTACTTTCAAAGGGTTCACAAGTACTACAGAGACGAAAGAAGGGCT TACAGGAGGGCAGCTGCTTGGTACTTCCACAAGTACAGGAGGGCTGTTTGGTACTTCCACAAGTACAGGAGGGCTGTTTGGTACTTCCACAAGTACAGGAGAGCTGCTTGGTACTTCCACAAGTACAGGAGAGCTGCTTGGTACTTCCACAAGTACAGGAGGGCTGTTTGGTACTTCCACAAGTACAGGAGGGCTGTTTGGTACTTCCACAAGTACAGCTGGTAAAGGACTCTTCGCTACACCAGAGCAGCAGACAGCACCGTTTGGGAGTGCGAACAAAACTGTCACCGCCAAACGATTTAGAG GGTTTGTTACCCAGTCGTCCACCACCGCTACAAGTACAGGGCTGTTTGGGGCCACCCAACAGACACCAAGTTTGTTTGGATCAGGACTGATCAAAAGTACAGGACTGTTTGGTGCTG ttaGCGCTACTGAAGCTGGACCAACTGGCACCACTGTGAAGTTTGAG CCTGTGTCTGGTAGTGACACCATGATGCAAAATGGCGTCTCCCAGAACGTCCGTACAGCACACCAGTGTATCACCGCCATGAAGGAGTATGAGACCAAGAGCTTGGAG GAACTCCGCATGGAGGACTACATGGCCAATCGTAAAGGTGGCTCTACTGGGGCAACTACACTGTTTAAGTTGGCTGCAACTACACAGGCCAAGGGTGACCTGGTCGGTACCAACACTTCCAGTACACGACCCAGGCTAAGAGCGAGGCGCAAGAGGTGCCTGCCCTAA